A single Carnobacterium alterfunditum DSM 5972 DNA region contains:
- a CDS encoding cysteine desulfurase: MAFEKKAALLGSNEQFQVNPNVKKYTLRDNGFEETKKGNFQLSRTMDTNMINNQGVKLKIVVSNELTQLKLSVTTGNGLRTVNIYSGDAYKEIREKVAFTLENLVERGVLEKA, translated from the coding sequence ATGGCATTTGAAAAAAAAGCAGCTTTACTTGGTTCCAATGAACAGTTTCAAGTAAATCCTAACGTAAAAAAATATACATTAAGAGATAATGGTTTTGAAGAAACAAAAAAAGGGAATTTTCAATTATCCCGTACGATGGATACCAATATGATAAATAATCAAGGTGTGAAATTGAAAATAGTAGTTTCAAATGAGTTAACTCAATTGAAACTATCAGTAACAACAGGTAACGGTTTGCGAACAGTAAATATCTATAGTGGAGATGCTTATAAAGAAATTCGTGAAAAAGTAGCGTTTACACTAGAAAATCTGGTGGAACGCGGCGTATTAGAAAAGGCATGA
- the recD2 gene encoding SF1B family DNA helicase RecD2 yields MQDSLDLFAGDPPYVVGQVTAIFYQNPTNFYKVILAQVVDTNSSFTEKEIVITGSFGQIQEDETYRFFGQLTDHPKFGMQFNAERYRQEKPTSAEGVIAYLSSDKFPGIGKKTAETIVKLLGDDAIDQINADETVLAKVPGLNDKKKEVIVNMIRSSNGMEKIIIGLNDFGFGSRLAYTIYQTYQAETLEIIQENPYQLIEDIDNIGFKKADVIAENLGFAADSPGRIQAAILFSVNELCLGEGNTYTLAEPLLNETVKVLEESRAFIIEPDLVAKELLNLIEENKLIEDNHKIYIKSLYAAEWGIATSVKRLMKNSEKIQYPAHNIQKEIRKMEKRLGIQYGNSQTEAIEEAVVSPLFILTGGPGTGKTTVLNGIVTMFAELNGLSLEIDDYQDKIFPILLAAPTGRAAKRMNESTGLPSSTIHRLLGLNGQEKPTAELSDRELEGGLLIVDEMSMVDTWLANQLLRAVPQNMQVIFVGDKDQLPSVGPGQVLHDMIKAKQIPSRELTEIYRQDDGSSIISLAHAIKKGKLPTDFTENKKDRSFFQCNTYQIEPVIRRVVEKAKEKGFTAQDIQVLAPMYRGPAGIDALNKMMQEIFNPNPSGKRKEVKFNEKSYRIGDKVLQLVNYPEMNVFNGDMGEIVGIKLAKETDDKVDEIVIQFDANEVVYKRNEWMKITLAYCCSIHKSQGSEFKMVILPMVQNYHRMLRRDLLYTAITRSSELLILCGEPYAFEECVAKSSATRLTTLTERLLEGEKQQIELVVKPVSNKEKTAIEAKEIQIADVTVEKESPNKKIEAIDANEQKNYRLTIDMIQSNAVDPMIGMEGIVPSL; encoded by the coding sequence ATGCAAGACAGTTTAGATTTATTTGCAGGAGACCCTCCCTATGTTGTAGGGCAAGTTACTGCAATCTTCTATCAAAATCCAACAAATTTCTATAAAGTAATTCTAGCACAAGTGGTCGATACAAATAGTTCCTTTACCGAAAAAGAGATTGTTATTACGGGAAGCTTTGGGCAAATTCAAGAAGATGAGACGTATCGCTTTTTTGGTCAATTGACGGACCATCCAAAATTTGGTATGCAATTTAATGCAGAACGCTACCGACAAGAGAAGCCCACTTCAGCAGAAGGCGTTATTGCCTATTTATCAAGCGACAAGTTTCCTGGAATAGGAAAAAAAACCGCTGAAACAATCGTCAAACTTTTAGGTGATGATGCAATCGATCAAATTAACGCAGATGAAACAGTTTTAGCTAAGGTTCCTGGATTGAATGACAAGAAAAAAGAAGTTATTGTTAATATGATACGTTCAAGTAATGGAATGGAAAAAATTATTATCGGGTTAAATGATTTTGGTTTTGGAAGCCGGTTAGCTTATACGATTTATCAAACGTACCAAGCAGAAACATTGGAGATCATTCAAGAAAATCCATACCAATTAATAGAAGATATTGATAATATTGGATTTAAAAAAGCGGATGTTATTGCAGAAAATTTAGGCTTTGCTGCAGATTCTCCAGGACGTATCCAAGCGGCTATTTTATTTTCAGTAAACGAGTTGTGTCTCGGTGAGGGCAATACGTATACATTAGCGGAGCCGTTATTAAATGAGACTGTAAAAGTTTTAGAAGAAAGCCGGGCGTTCATTATTGAACCGGATTTAGTAGCAAAAGAGTTATTAAATTTGATTGAAGAAAATAAATTAATTGAAGATAACCATAAAATATATATTAAATCACTGTATGCTGCTGAATGGGGAATTGCAACATCGGTAAAACGTTTAATGAAAAACAGCGAAAAAATTCAGTATCCAGCCCATAACATCCAAAAAGAAATTCGGAAAATGGAAAAAAGATTGGGCATCCAGTATGGGAATTCACAAACCGAAGCTATTGAAGAAGCTGTTGTTTCACCATTATTCATTTTGACCGGAGGACCAGGAACTGGTAAAACAACCGTATTAAATGGTATCGTGACCATGTTTGCAGAACTGAACGGCTTATCACTAGAAATAGATGATTACCAAGATAAGATTTTCCCTATTCTTTTAGCAGCCCCAACAGGACGCGCTGCTAAAAGGATGAATGAATCTACTGGGTTGCCTAGCAGCACGATTCATCGGCTTTTAGGGTTAAATGGCCAAGAAAAACCAACAGCGGAGCTCTCTGATAGAGAATTAGAAGGTGGATTGTTGATCGTAGATGAGATGTCGATGGTGGATACATGGCTTGCTAATCAATTGTTAAGAGCTGTACCACAAAATATGCAAGTTATATTTGTAGGAGATAAAGATCAATTACCTTCCGTTGGTCCAGGTCAGGTATTACACGACATGATCAAAGCAAAACAAATTCCTAGCAGAGAGTTGACCGAAATTTATCGACAAGATGATGGTTCTTCCATTATTTCTTTAGCTCATGCAATAAAAAAAGGGAAATTGCCTACTGATTTCACTGAGAATAAAAAAGATCGTTCATTTTTTCAATGCAATACTTATCAAATTGAACCTGTTATTCGTCGAGTGGTAGAAAAAGCTAAAGAAAAAGGGTTTACTGCCCAAGATATTCAAGTTTTGGCACCGATGTACAGAGGTCCAGCTGGGATAGATGCGTTAAATAAAATGATGCAGGAAATCTTTAATCCCAATCCTTCAGGCAAACGAAAAGAAGTTAAATTTAATGAAAAAAGTTACCGTATTGGGGATAAAGTACTACAGTTAGTAAATTATCCAGAAATGAACGTGTTTAATGGAGATATGGGAGAAATTGTTGGGATCAAGCTAGCCAAGGAAACAGATGATAAAGTAGATGAGATCGTGATCCAATTTGATGCTAATGAAGTTGTCTATAAACGCAATGAATGGATGAAAATCACTTTAGCTTATTGTTGTTCTATCCATAAATCTCAAGGATCAGAGTTTAAAATGGTTATTTTACCAATGGTGCAAAATTATCATCGTATGTTGAGACGCGATTTACTTTACACTGCGATCACAAGAAGCAGCGAACTGCTCATTTTATGTGGTGAGCCTTATGCTTTTGAGGAATGTGTAGCAAAATCCTCAGCGACCAGGTTAACAACATTGACAGAACGTCTATTAGAAGGTGAAAAACAACAAATTGAATTAGTTGTAAAACCAGTCTCTAATAAAGAAAAAACAGCAATTGAAGCTAAAGAAATACAAATAGCTGACGTTACCGTTGAGAAGGAATCACCTAACAAAAAAATTGAAGCGATTGATGCAAACGAGCAAAAAAATTATCGTCTGACAATCGATATGATCCAATCTAATGCAGTTGATCCAATGATCGGTATGGAAGGCATTGTACCGAGTTTATAA
- the mnmA gene encoding tRNA 2-thiouridine(34) synthase MnmA encodes MQDNSKTRVVVGMSGGVDSSVTALVLKQQGYDVVGIFMKNWDDTDEFGVCTATEDYNDVALVANQIGIPYYSINFEKQYWDKVFTYFLEEYKKGRTPNPDVMCNKEIKFKAFLDYAVELGADYVATGHYAQVERDENGVTHMLRGLDNNKDQTYFLNQLSQEQLAKTLFPLGGMQKPEVRKLAEEAGLSTANKKDSTGVCFIGERDFKKFLMSYLPAQPGKMMTINGEEKGQHDGLMYYTIGQRQGLGIGGGGESSEPWFVVGKDLESNTLYVGQGFNHEWLRATHLDASDLHFTTNEEKPRTFKCTAKFRYRQADIGVTVHLSEDGTTATVEFDEPVRAITPGQAVVFYDGMECLGGGTIDAAYNETRELQYV; translated from the coding sequence ATGCAAGACAATAGCAAGACTCGTGTCGTGGTTGGCATGAGCGGTGGTGTTGACTCATCCGTTACAGCTTTAGTGTTAAAACAACAAGGCTATGACGTAGTGGGGATTTTTATGAAAAACTGGGATGACACAGATGAGTTTGGTGTTTGCACAGCGACAGAAGATTATAATGATGTTGCACTTGTAGCAAATCAAATTGGAATTCCGTATTATTCTATTAACTTTGAAAAGCAATATTGGGATAAAGTTTTTACCTACTTTTTAGAGGAATATAAAAAAGGGCGCACCCCTAATCCAGATGTTATGTGTAACAAAGAAATTAAATTTAAAGCTTTTTTAGATTATGCTGTTGAATTGGGAGCAGATTATGTAGCTACCGGCCATTACGCTCAAGTAGAACGTGATGAAAATGGTGTTACACATATGTTAAGAGGTTTAGATAATAATAAAGATCAAACCTACTTTTTAAATCAGTTATCTCAAGAGCAGTTAGCAAAAACCTTGTTTCCTCTTGGGGGCATGCAAAAACCTGAAGTGCGTAAGCTTGCTGAAGAAGCTGGCTTATCTACAGCTAATAAAAAAGATTCTACAGGTGTTTGTTTTATTGGAGAACGCGATTTTAAAAAATTCTTGATGTCTTATCTGCCGGCTCAACCGGGCAAAATGATGACGATCAATGGTGAAGAAAAAGGGCAACATGATGGATTAATGTATTACACGATTGGGCAACGCCAAGGACTAGGTATTGGTGGTGGCGGAGAATCAAGTGAGCCATGGTTTGTTGTTGGAAAAGATTTAGAATCAAACACTTTATACGTAGGGCAAGGTTTCAATCATGAATGGCTGCGAGCTACTCATTTAGACGCTTCTGATCTTCATTTTACAACGAATGAAGAAAAACCTCGTACATTCAAATGTACAGCGAAGTTCCGTTACCGACAAGCTGACATAGGTGTAACGGTTCACCTGAGCGAAGATGGAACGACAGCTACAGTTGAATTTGATGAGCCCGTACGAGCAATCACTCCAGGTCAAGCAGTTGTTTTTTACGATGGTATGGAATGTCTAGGCGGCGGTACGATTGATGCAGCTTATAATGAAACAAGAGAACTGCAATATGTTTAA
- the gshAB gene encoding bifunctional glutamate--cysteine ligase GshA/glutathione synthetase GshB translates to MKTVKQMIQETDLNEAFYQAVFGIEKEGLRVKSNGQLALTDHPHEFGNRNFHPYIQTDFSESQLELISPPLASIKESYNWMAALHDVVLQTMPLDESIWPVSMPMVLPDESVIPIAKLDNKEAVKYREILTHKYGKKKQMLSGVHYNFELDDQLIVRLYECQTDYLDKSSFKSMLYLKLAKNFLRYRWLLTYLLGASPKVDDSFFTDQEIPKDYVRSIRSSHYGYVNQPEVAVSFNSIEDYVHSLQAMVEKGFLSEEKEFYSAVRLRGTNNAEKLLTEGVSYLELRGFDLNPFDPFGMSKQTIEFIHLFCLYMIWMDETATVDEIEIGEEMSLTTAIENPEQISNFQEEGLQLLKQMEEMLQATNGAKEAYNCIQEAKKQVIDPKLTVAARIISGIEEKGSYIEFSLALAKQYKKEAVEKPYNLRGFEKLEMSTQLLIMDAFQKGIQVEVLDEQDQFLKLTVGKHIEFVKNGNMTSKDTYIAPLIMENKTVTKKILGSAGFHVPAGEEYSTLAEGKAAFWRYEQKQIVVKPKSTNYGIGISIFKQLPSREDYEQAIEIAFKEDTAVLVEEYIPGTEYRFFVLDGKVPAILLRTPANVVGDGKKTIKELVDKKNEDPLRGEVKHHSPLERIELGEIEQLMLKGQGYTVESIPETDTVIYLRENSNISTGGDSIDVTDDIDESYKQAAIDMSEIIGAKVSGIDLIIPDPAISSTKEHLGYTVLEANFNPAMHMHAFVYKGKGRRLTMGILKMLFPELWEKGKLNR, encoded by the coding sequence ATGAAGACAGTTAAACAAATGATCCAAGAAACAGATTTAAACGAAGCTTTTTATCAAGCCGTTTTTGGAATTGAAAAAGAAGGATTAAGGGTTAAGTCGAATGGACAGCTTGCGCTGACGGATCACCCACATGAATTTGGGAATAGAAATTTCCATCCATATATTCAAACAGATTTTAGTGAATCGCAATTGGAATTGATTAGTCCTCCATTAGCTTCCATCAAGGAAAGTTACAATTGGATGGCGGCACTACATGACGTCGTACTTCAAACAATGCCTCTGGATGAATCAATTTGGCCGGTAAGTATGCCGATGGTCCTTCCGGATGAGTCTGTCATCCCTATTGCCAAGTTAGATAACAAAGAAGCAGTCAAGTATAGAGAAATCCTAACGCATAAATACGGCAAGAAAAAGCAAATGCTCAGTGGGGTACATTACAATTTTGAATTAGATGACCAGCTGATCGTACGATTATATGAATGCCAAACAGACTATTTAGATAAAAGCTCATTCAAATCTATGCTTTATCTGAAGTTAGCAAAAAATTTCCTGCGTTATAGATGGCTTTTAACTTATTTATTAGGTGCTTCTCCTAAAGTGGATGATTCTTTTTTTACAGATCAAGAAATACCAAAAGATTATGTTCGGAGTATCCGAAGCAGTCATTATGGATACGTCAACCAGCCAGAAGTAGCTGTTTCATTCAATTCAATTGAAGACTATGTTCACAGCTTACAAGCTATGGTAGAAAAAGGCTTTTTATCAGAAGAAAAGGAATTTTATTCAGCCGTTCGTCTTCGTGGAACGAATAATGCAGAAAAGTTATTGACTGAAGGTGTTTCTTACCTTGAACTACGCGGTTTTGACTTAAATCCTTTCGATCCGTTTGGTATGTCAAAACAAACGATAGAATTCATTCATCTTTTTTGCTTGTATATGATTTGGATGGATGAAACAGCTACTGTGGATGAAATTGAAATTGGAGAAGAAATGAGTCTAACGACGGCCATAGAAAATCCAGAACAAATTTCTAATTTCCAAGAAGAAGGTTTACAGCTATTAAAACAAATGGAAGAAATGCTTCAAGCAACAAATGGAGCTAAAGAAGCATACAACTGTATTCAAGAAGCTAAAAAACAAGTCATTGATCCTAAACTAACGGTTGCTGCTCGTATAATAAGCGGCATCGAAGAAAAAGGGTCATATATTGAATTTAGTCTAGCATTAGCTAAACAGTATAAAAAAGAAGCCGTTGAGAAGCCGTATAATTTAAGAGGATTTGAAAAGTTAGAAATGTCTACGCAACTATTAATAATGGATGCTTTTCAAAAGGGCATTCAAGTAGAAGTGTTAGATGAACAAGATCAATTTCTAAAATTAACGGTTGGCAAGCATATTGAATTCGTTAAAAATGGGAATATGACCTCTAAAGATACCTATATTGCACCACTTATCATGGAAAATAAAACAGTCACAAAGAAAATACTTGGTTCAGCAGGTTTTCATGTTCCAGCAGGGGAAGAGTATTCGACCTTGGCAGAAGGAAAAGCAGCGTTTTGGCGTTATGAACAAAAGCAAATCGTAGTCAAGCCTAAGTCAACCAATTATGGTATCGGCATCTCCATTTTTAAACAGTTGCCAAGTAGGGAAGATTATGAACAGGCTATTGAGATAGCTTTCAAAGAAGATACTGCTGTGTTGGTTGAAGAATATATACCTGGGACAGAATACCGGTTCTTTGTTTTGGATGGAAAAGTTCCAGCGATATTACTGAGAACGCCAGCTAATGTTGTTGGAGATGGTAAAAAGACCATAAAAGAATTGGTTGATAAAAAGAATGAAGATCCTTTGCGTGGTGAAGTAAAACACCATTCTCCGCTTGAAAGGATAGAATTAGGCGAAATCGAACAATTGATGCTAAAAGGACAAGGATATACAGTCGAAAGTATCCCTGAGACTGATACTGTCATTTATTTAAGAGAAAATTCAAATATTAGTACTGGTGGAGATTCCATAGATGTTACAGATGATATAGATGAAAGCTATAAGCAAGCAGCAATAGATATGTCTGAAATCATTGGTGCAAAAGTTAGTGGAATAGATTTGATCATTCCAGATCCAGCTATTTCAAGTACTAAAGAACATTTAGGGTACACAGTATTAGAAGCTAACTTTAATCCTGCAATGCATATGCATGCGTTTGTCTATAAAGGTAAAGGACGCCGCTTGACGATGGGGATTTTGAAAATGTTATTCCCAGAATTATGGGAAAAAGGTAAACTTAATAGATAA
- a CDS encoding diacylglycerol/lipid kinase family protein, whose amino-acid sequence MSTIEKYHLIINELSGSGKGKKVAKKIRKLLADKNLPFQLHKSTYPGHTIELTKSLAQDISQNLPLTHLIIVIGGDGTLHEVLTGLGEQFAHIPVGFIPAGSGNDFARGAGISKDPVKALEQILTAKHAKKLDIIQYYDHNQQIKGFAANNVGIGFDAAVVKKANHSPSKVLLNKLSLGSLVYFASLIQVFFKQAAFPLTITADEKIKLFEDAFLVIINSHPYFGGGIPVSPKASQLDGKLDLIILPKRSFFNLLYLFTLMIFGGKHLDHKDVYYYQAETISLKTTYTIDSNADGEELVYQPIDFQLKTSPRYFWI is encoded by the coding sequence ATGTCTACTATAGAAAAATATCACCTCATAATAAATGAACTTTCAGGTTCTGGAAAAGGAAAAAAAGTTGCCAAAAAAATCAGAAAACTGCTAGCAGATAAGAATTTGCCCTTCCAATTACATAAATCAACTTATCCTGGCCACACGATAGAATTAACTAAATCTTTAGCTCAAGATATCAGCCAAAATCTACCTTTAACTCACCTGATCATTGTTATTGGCGGAGACGGCACTTTGCATGAAGTTCTTACAGGTTTAGGAGAACAGTTTGCCCATATTCCGGTAGGATTTATCCCAGCAGGTTCTGGCAATGATTTTGCACGTGGAGCGGGTATCTCAAAAGATCCTGTGAAGGCTTTAGAACAAATTTTAACTGCCAAACATGCAAAAAAATTAGATATCATTCAATATTATGATCACAACCAACAGATTAAAGGATTTGCTGCAAATAATGTTGGCATAGGCTTCGATGCCGCAGTGGTTAAAAAAGCAAACCATTCGCCATCAAAAGTTCTTTTGAACAAGCTAAGTTTAGGTTCTCTTGTTTATTTTGCTAGTTTGATTCAAGTTTTTTTTAAACAAGCTGCTTTTCCCTTAACCATTACTGCGGATGAAAAAATAAAACTATTTGAAGATGCTTTTTTAGTTATTATAAATAGCCACCCTTATTTTGGCGGCGGTATACCCGTTTCACCAAAAGCATCTCAATTAGATGGGAAACTAGATTTAATTATTCTACCTAAACGTTCTTTTTTTAATCTTCTTTACCTTTTTACTTTAATGATCTTTGGAGGAAAACATTTAGATCATAAAGATGTCTATTATTATCAAGCTGAAACTATCTCGCTTAAAACTACTTATACGATTGACTCCAACGCAGATGGTGAGGAATTAGTTTATCAACCCATTGATTTCCAACTCAAAACTAGTCCACGATATTTTTGGATTTAA
- a CDS encoding tetratricopeptide repeat protein: MNRNHEAFQLWEKGEFNEAVQLLIEEINNDPANSDCYYNLANMFILGKKYEDAKAILDTAIEKFPEDPIFIYAFGNLYYEIEDYSTALSYFNQVIKFNETRLKKDAMVMIGQNYLALNQTKKALVYFLSAYEEDKLDIALILLIGNTLMQLGSFKEAKSFFELGIEQAPQNDEAWFKCGVVGMALKEEVDSLKKYFDKAKELDPKKYEERTKQLQAIEVIMKDQKE; this comes from the coding sequence ATGAATCGAAACCATGAGGCTTTTCAATTATGGGAAAAGGGCGAGTTTAATGAGGCCGTTCAGTTACTTATAGAAGAAATTAATAATGATCCTGCAAATAGCGATTGTTATTACAATTTAGCGAACATGTTTATTTTAGGAAAAAAATATGAAGATGCCAAAGCTATATTAGATACAGCAATTGAAAAGTTTCCTGAAGATCCTATTTTTATTTATGCCTTTGGAAATTTATATTATGAAATCGAGGATTATTCAACAGCGCTAAGCTATTTTAATCAAGTGATCAAATTCAATGAGACACGATTAAAAAAGGATGCTATGGTAATGATTGGACAAAATTATTTAGCATTAAATCAGACTAAAAAAGCATTAGTTTATTTTCTAAGTGCTTATGAAGAAGACAAACTAGATATAGCTTTAATTCTATTGATCGGGAATACTTTAATGCAATTAGGTTCATTTAAAGAAGCAAAAAGTTTTTTTGAATTAGGTATCGAACAAGCACCCCAGAATGATGAAGCTTGGTTTAAGTGTGGAGTAGTAGGGATGGCCTTAAAAGAAGAAGTTGATTCTCTTAAGAAGTACTTCGACAAAGCAAAGGAACTAGATCCTAAAAAATATGAGGAACGCACCAAACAATTACAAGCCATAGAGGTTATAATGAAAGATCAAAAAGAATGA
- a CDS encoding cysteine desulfurase family protein → MEKMYFDHAATSPIHPEVIEVVYEAMKNHYGNASSIHNFGRDSRRIVDNARAVFAKSIGAKPGEIIITSGGTESDNTAIIETALKRQQDGKHIITSAVEHHAVLKPMEYLEKLGFEVTYLPVNKKGQVDPMMLEEALRPDTILVSIMYANNEVGTVMDIAGIGAVIENSESTAYFHTDAVQAYGTEEIDVKRDHIDLLSISGHKINGPKGIGFLYVNEEISLPSFILGGDQEKKRRAGTENIPAIAGLQKAVEILQLQREERQTRYNELRMQLIERLTQADIAFEVNENSGKQLAHVVSLWFKNVSAEQLLMSLDLNGIAVSSGSACTAGNVEPSHVLLAMYGEKSPIVSETIRISFGLGTTSEQVGNLAAHLIKISSRLKK, encoded by the coding sequence ATGGAAAAAATGTATTTTGATCATGCCGCAACTAGTCCTATTCACCCAGAAGTTATTGAAGTCGTTTATGAAGCAATGAAAAATCATTATGGGAATGCATCAAGTATCCATAATTTTGGGAGAGACAGTCGTCGTATTGTTGATAATGCACGAGCAGTTTTTGCTAAAAGTATTGGAGCTAAACCGGGTGAAATTATTATTACTAGTGGTGGTACAGAATCTGATAACACTGCGATTATTGAAACAGCCTTAAAAAGACAACAAGATGGAAAACACATTATTACATCAGCTGTTGAACACCATGCTGTTTTGAAACCGATGGAATATCTAGAAAAACTGGGATTTGAAGTAACGTATTTGCCAGTAAATAAAAAAGGCCAAGTCGATCCTATGATGCTTGAAGAAGCATTAAGACCTGATACTATTTTAGTTTCTATCATGTATGCAAATAACGAAGTCGGTACCGTAATGGATATAGCTGGAATTGGCGCTGTCATTGAAAATAGTGAGTCTACAGCATACTTTCATACGGATGCTGTTCAAGCTTATGGGACAGAAGAAATCGATGTTAAAAGAGATCATATTGATTTATTGTCTATTTCAGGACATAAAATCAACGGACCTAAAGGAATTGGTTTTCTTTATGTCAATGAAGAAATCTCTCTGCCAAGCTTTATACTAGGCGGAGACCAAGAAAAAAAACGTCGAGCAGGAACAGAAAATATTCCTGCCATTGCTGGTTTACAAAAAGCAGTAGAAATCTTACAACTTCAAAGAGAAGAACGTCAAACAAGATACAATGAGTTAAGGATGCAACTCATTGAACGATTGACTCAAGCGGATATAGCATTCGAGGTAAACGAAAATTCCGGAAAGCAATTAGCCCATGTGGTTAGTTTGTGGTTCAAAAACGTATCTGCTGAACAATTGTTGATGAGCTTGGATCTAAATGGCATAGCCGTATCATCTGGTTCTGCATGTACGGCTGGAAATGTTGAACCAAGTCATGTTTTACTAGCTATGTATGGAGAAAAGAGTCCAATTGTTTCTGAAACAATTCGAATCAGTTTTGGCCTTGGAACGACTTCAGAACAGGTCGGTAATTTAGCAGCACATTTAATAAAAATCAGTTCAAGACTGAAAAAATAA
- a CDS encoding YitT family protein yields the protein MKKKVLSNKYALGALDILYIIVGSFIAAVAFNVFLLPNVIVSGGISGVSTITSSVFSWDPSVVQLAFNIPLLLICFIFLGKEAGYKTILGSLILPAFIGMLNFMEPWTDAPLLAALFGGVVTGIGLGIVFRAKASTGGTSIIAQIIHEHLRLPLGMSVAIIDGLVIVCALLVFDSEVVMYSIISLFVISRTIDVVQVGFNHSKTVMIISEYPVEVKQAIFNTINRGVTNLGIKGGYGNSDREMLMCVVAEQEFTLLKDAILDVDENAFVVVMSASEVWGRGFTLAKEKKII from the coding sequence ATGAAGAAAAAAGTATTATCAAATAAATACGCATTAGGAGCACTTGATATTCTTTATATCATTGTCGGCTCATTTATCGCTGCTGTTGCATTTAACGTTTTTCTGCTGCCGAATGTAATTGTTTCAGGTGGTATCAGTGGGGTTAGTACCATTACAAGTAGTGTATTCAGTTGGGATCCGTCTGTCGTGCAACTGGCTTTTAATATACCGTTGCTTTTAATTTGTTTTATCTTTTTAGGAAAAGAGGCAGGCTATAAAACTATTTTAGGAAGTTTGATTTTGCCGGCATTTATCGGCATGCTTAATTTTATGGAACCCTGGACAGATGCTCCTTTACTGGCAGCTTTATTTGGCGGAGTCGTAACAGGTATTGGGTTAGGTATTGTATTCAGAGCAAAAGCGTCAACTGGTGGGACAAGCATCATAGCTCAAATCATTCATGAGCACTTAAGATTACCTTTAGGGATGAGTGTAGCCATAATAGACGGATTAGTGATCGTATGTGCCTTGCTCGTTTTTGATAGTGAGGTTGTTATGTATTCCATTATATCCCTTTTCGTTATTAGTCGCACGATAGACGTTGTTCAAGTAGGATTTAATCATTCTAAGACTGTCATGATCATTTCTGAATATCCAGTTGAAGTGAAACAAGCAATTTTTAATACGATCAATCGTGGGGTAACCAACCTAGGTATTAAAGGTGGATATGGAAATTCGGATAGAGAAATGTTGATGTGTGTTGTTGCAGAACAAGAATTTACGCTTTTAAAAGATGCGATTTTAGATGTAGACGAAAATGCCTTTGTAGTTGTGATGAGTGCAAGTGAAGTATGGGGTCGTGGATTTACTTTAGCTAAAGAAAAAAAAATTATTTAG